One window of Erwinia aphidicola genomic DNA carries:
- a CDS encoding helix-turn-helix transcriptional regulator, with protein sequence MKDMFKLRTSINNMIRFWEVSQEPWGAKDATSTFIYANGAYCRLLGLPAGYDVSGRLDGELPASTARFQEQFQAHDRKVEAMQDRVTSIEIHPFEKHDWLQPWYFDKYPLFDDVGLCCGTIFHGRPVDALVLTSLESIQIPTSLVFTPPSELFTTSEWDLIFYVIHGFTGKEISNKLCLSKRTIENRMRVIHSKANVNNKRAFLDYCFQHNFNSYIPQNFFQKPESKVGK encoded by the coding sequence ATGAAAGACATGTTCAAACTGAGAACCAGCATCAATAATATGATTAGATTCTGGGAGGTTAGCCAGGAACCATGGGGAGCGAAAGATGCCACATCAACGTTTATCTATGCAAATGGTGCTTATTGCAGATTACTGGGGCTGCCTGCAGGCTACGACGTGTCTGGAAGACTGGATGGCGAATTGCCGGCATCAACAGCGCGCTTTCAGGAACAATTCCAGGCGCATGACCGTAAAGTTGAAGCAATGCAGGATCGCGTCACATCGATAGAAATTCATCCATTTGAAAAACATGACTGGCTGCAACCCTGGTATTTTGACAAATATCCCTTGTTTGATGATGTGGGATTGTGCTGTGGGACTATTTTTCATGGCCGCCCCGTAGATGCACTGGTGTTAACCAGTCTTGAAAGCATTCAAATCCCAACATCGCTCGTATTTACTCCCCCATCAGAGCTGTTTACAACCAGTGAATGGGATTTGATTTTTTATGTCATCCATGGTTTTACAGGTAAAGAGATATCAAACAAACTATGTCTGTCCAAAAGAACCATAGAAAACAGAATGCGGGTCATCCATAGCAAAGCCAATGTAAATAATAAGCGCGCATTCCTGGACTACTGCTTTCAGCATAATTTCAACAGTTACATCCCACAGAATTTCTTTCAAAAGCCTGAATCAAAAGTGGGGAAATGA
- the speD gene encoding adenosylmethionine decarboxylase: protein MQKLKLHGFNNLTKSLSFCIYDICYANTEAERDGYIAYIDEQYNANRLTEILSETCSIIGANVLNIARQDYEPQGASVTILVSEEPVDPRDIDTSEHPGPLPNSVVAHLDKSHICVHTYPESHPEGGLCTFRADIEVSTCGVISPLKALNYLIHQLESDIVTIDYRVRGFTRDVNGVKHFIDHEINSIQNFMSDDMKSMYDMMDVNVYQENMFHSKMLLKEFDLKHYLFNTDPADLSPQEHKRITDLLWKEMREIYYGRNIPAIGLKAP, encoded by the coding sequence TTGCAAAAGCTGAAACTACATGGCTTCAACAACCTGACGAAAAGCCTGAGTTTTTGTATCTACGATATCTGTTACGCGAACACTGAGGCTGAACGCGACGGATACATTGCGTACATTGATGAGCAGTATAATGCTAACCGCCTGACCGAAATTCTGAGCGAAACCTGCTCGATTATCGGGGCGAACGTGCTGAATATCGCACGCCAGGACTATGAACCACAGGGTGCCAGCGTGACGATTCTGGTGAGCGAAGAGCCTGTCGATCCGCGCGATATCGATACCTCCGAGCACCCCGGCCCGCTGCCAAACTCCGTGGTTGCGCACCTTGATAAGAGCCATATCTGCGTGCATACCTACCCGGAAAGCCATCCCGAAGGCGGGCTCTGTACTTTCCGTGCCGATATTGAAGTATCAACCTGCGGCGTGATTTCGCCCCTGAAAGCGCTGAACTACTTAATTCACCAGCTGGAGTCCGATATTGTCACCATCGACTATCGCGTGCGCGGCTTTACGCGCGACGTCAACGGGGTGAAACACTTTATCGACCACGAGATCAATTCGATCCAGAACTTTATGTCGGACGATATGAAGTCGATGTATGACATGATGGATGTGAATGTCTATCAGGAAAATATGTTCCATAGCAAAATGCTGCTGAAGGAGTTCGATCTTAAACATTATCTGTTTAATACCGACCCTGCCGACCTCAGCCCGCAGGAACATAAGCGCATCACCGATCTGCTGTGGAAAGAGATGCGTGAAATTTACTATGGCCGCAACATTCCAGCCATTGGATTAAAAGCGCCTTAA
- a CDS encoding class I adenylate-forming enzyme family protein: MPVHDRVKLHANNTPNKTAVSIDGQTLSWQQLWQRGLALYQHLRQQPNASGTVAIATGNHLAFPVAWLAATAHPYTAAIIDPQAPLEQLRDMLSRLAPGLLLLKQQDHQLIAVAEQLAIRWLAVDGWQPADPLREEGEFCAQMQAPTPFLINFTSGTTSLPKAFIRSRRSWRCSFENGEAIFQLAAAPSTLFPGPLSHGIGLYCLNETLYAGGTFYSLGQWQPAAALALIAAEKIARIVLVPTMIAGFARVSAGAEFPELRSLLSAGAKLELNHYRQARALFPAARMQEYYGASELGFIAVSTLDDDNISDSLANVGSAFPGTEITIRDDDGKLLPAGQPGTIWLSSEQLIEGYLWGDDGTAFVKQGHMATVADIGYLDQRQRLTVIGRRGNMILSGGNNIYLSEIESVIKSLPGMIEAVVIAVDDDYLGKKLVAVVEADDDACRQLAVKCRELLAKYKRPRHYYRISRWPLTPSGKIKRNELEKRIAGHAAELTELSAAE, translated from the coding sequence ATGCCGGTCCACGACAGGGTTAAGCTGCACGCGAACAACACCCCGAATAAAACCGCCGTCAGCATCGACGGCCAGACGCTGAGCTGGCAGCAGCTGTGGCAGCGCGGCCTCGCACTGTATCAGCATCTGCGCCAGCAGCCGAATGCATCCGGCACTGTGGCGATTGCCACCGGTAACCACCTTGCTTTTCCCGTCGCCTGGCTTGCCGCCACCGCGCATCCCTACACCGCCGCGATTATCGACCCGCAGGCTCCGCTTGAGCAGCTGCGCGATATGCTGAGCCGCCTGGCGCCCGGCCTGCTGCTGCTGAAACAGCAGGACCATCAGCTGATCGCCGTGGCGGAGCAGCTTGCGATCCGCTGGCTGGCGGTGGACGGCTGGCAGCCAGCCGACCCACTGCGGGAGGAGGGAGAGTTTTGTGCCCAGATGCAGGCGCCAACGCCGTTTCTGATCAACTTCACCTCCGGCACCACCAGCCTGCCAAAAGCCTTTATCCGCTCGCGCCGCTCGTGGCGCTGCAGCTTTGAAAACGGCGAGGCGATTTTCCAGCTGGCCGCAGCGCCGTCAACCCTTTTTCCCGGCCCGCTATCGCACGGCATTGGCCTCTACTGCCTGAACGAGACGCTGTATGCCGGGGGCACCTTTTACAGCCTCGGGCAGTGGCAGCCTGCGGCGGCGCTGGCCCTGATCGCTGCGGAAAAAATTGCGCGCATCGTGCTGGTGCCGACGATGATCGCCGGTTTCGCCCGCGTCAGCGCCGGGGCAGAATTCCCCGAGCTGCGCAGCCTGCTGAGCGCCGGGGCCAAGCTGGAGCTAAACCACTATCGCCAGGCGCGCGCGCTGTTTCCGGCGGCGCGCATGCAGGAGTATTACGGCGCTTCCGAGCTGGGATTTATTGCGGTCTCGACGCTGGATGACGACAACATCAGCGACTCGCTGGCCAACGTCGGGTCTGCTTTTCCCGGCACCGAAATCACCATCCGTGATGACGACGGTAAATTACTGCCCGCCGGCCAGCCCGGCACCATCTGGCTCAGCAGCGAGCAGCTGATCGAAGGGTATTTATGGGGCGATGACGGCACTGCTTTTGTAAAGCAGGGTCATATGGCGACGGTGGCCGATATCGGTTATCTCGACCAGCGTCAGCGCTTAACGGTGATTGGCCGCCGGGGAAATATGATCCTCAGCGGCGGCAATAACATCTATCTCTCCGAAATCGAGTCGGTGATTAAATCGCTGCCGGGAATGATTGAAGCGGTGGTGATCGCCGTTGATGATGACTACCTCGGCAAAAAGCTGGTAGCGGTTGTTGAAGCCGATGACGACGCCTGCCGCCAGCTGGCAGTCAAGTGCCGCGAGCTTCTGGCAAAATATAAGCGCCCGCGCCACTATTACCGCATTAGCCGCTGGCCGCTGACGCCAAGCGGCAAGATAAAACGTAACGAGCTGGAAAAGAGGATTGCAGGCCATGCCGCAGAGCTTACTGAACTATCAGCCGCCGAGTGA
- a CDS encoding enoyl-CoA hydratase/isomerase family protein gives MNSQQPNTQLVRCDRPIAHVARLTLNRPAASNAYNAVMVAELEECLSWCEQQPDIRTVILTGSGTVFCGGADLQEAFTDGGKGLMNSHGGYNPLQHLPRRKIWIAALNGHAFGGGLELALECDFIIAAPQVKIALPEVKHGLLPLGGAIGQLATRLPASVAREMLLIGEPMDAQRALALGLFYQLAEAEELMESALALAARLNRNAPLAVQACNALLRETLAEDLRQRSAEELQQLQSSLDYQEGLHAFAERRAPQWRGK, from the coding sequence ATGAATAGCCAACAACCGAACACGCAGCTGGTGCGCTGCGACCGCCCGATTGCCCACGTGGCGCGCCTGACGCTTAACCGCCCCGCCGCCAGCAATGCCTACAACGCGGTGATGGTCGCCGAGCTGGAAGAGTGCCTGAGCTGGTGCGAGCAGCAGCCGGATATCCGCACGGTGATCCTCACCGGCAGCGGTACGGTATTCTGCGGGGGTGCCGATTTGCAGGAGGCATTCACCGATGGCGGCAAAGGGCTGATGAACTCTCACGGTGGCTATAACCCGTTGCAGCACCTGCCGCGGCGCAAAATCTGGATTGCCGCGCTTAACGGTCATGCCTTCGGCGGCGGGCTGGAGCTGGCGCTGGAGTGCGATTTTATTATCGCGGCGCCGCAGGTGAAAATCGCACTGCCGGAAGTGAAGCACGGGCTGCTGCCGCTCGGGGGCGCGATCGGCCAGCTGGCCACGCGGCTGCCTGCCAGCGTGGCGCGTGAGATGCTGCTGATCGGCGAACCGATGGACGCACAGCGGGCGCTGGCGCTGGGGCTGTTTTATCAGCTGGCGGAGGCGGAAGAGCTGATGGAGAGCGCGCTGGCGCTAGCGGCCCGCCTAAACCGCAACGCGCCGCTGGCGGTTCAGGCCTGCAACGCGCTATTGAGAGAGACTCTCGCTGAGGATCTGCGCCAGCGCAGCGCTGAAGAGTTACAGCAGCTGCAAAGCAGCCTCGACTATCAGGAAGGCCTGCACGCCTTTGCTGAGCGGCGCGCCCCGCAGTGGCGCGGAAAGTAG
- a CDS encoding type II toxin-antitoxin system YhaV family toxin, translating to MDKGLPEEVNGWKIYAHPCFKQAYDALVSEVEVLKQKDPQGYQKKASAKLLAVVHKVIEEGIAVDPSAAAYRQGTTLGSNFKDWSRAKFGNARYRLFFRYSSAEKVIILAWMNDSSTLRTYDSKTDSYRVFEKMLRKGKPPKDWGQLFHESKKNK from the coding sequence ATGGACAAAGGATTGCCGGAAGAAGTTAATGGGTGGAAAATTTATGCGCATCCATGTTTTAAGCAAGCCTACGACGCGCTAGTTAGCGAGGTTGAGGTTTTAAAGCAAAAAGATCCTCAAGGATACCAGAAGAAAGCATCAGCAAAGCTCCTGGCCGTTGTCCATAAAGTTATTGAGGAAGGAATTGCTGTCGACCCTTCTGCTGCAGCGTATCGTCAGGGGACTACCCTGGGGAGCAATTTTAAGGATTGGTCCAGGGCGAAGTTTGGTAATGCACGTTATCGATTATTTTTTCGCTACAGCTCAGCGGAAAAGGTGATAATCCTGGCGTGGATGAACGACAGTAGTACCCTTCGCACCTATGACAGCAAAACCGATTCTTACAGGGTTTTCGAAAAAATGCTTAGAAAAGGGAAACCGCCGAAGGATTGGGGGCAGCTCTTTCATGAATCGAAGAAAAATAAATAA
- a CDS encoding helix-turn-helix domain-containing protein — translation MNRNKTKTSINAPDWHRAQIQCALRMKGYSLAQLSREYGLSSGTLANALSKPWLKGELIIAMKIGIPPEKIWPSRYYDDEKPVKRILRKVY, via the coding sequence ATGAATCGAAATAAAACCAAAACTAGCATTAACGCTCCAGACTGGCACAGGGCGCAGATCCAGTGCGCACTCAGAATGAAAGGCTATTCTTTAGCACAGTTATCTCGCGAGTACGGTTTATCATCCGGAACGCTGGCAAATGCTTTATCAAAACCATGGCTGAAGGGTGAGTTAATTATTGCTATGAAAATCGGGATTCCGCCAGAAAAAATCTGGCCATCGCGGTATTATGATGACGAAAAACCAGTCAAAAGAATATTAAGAAAAGTATATTAG
- the acnB gene encoding bifunctional aconitate hydratase 2/2-methylisocitrate dehydratase has protein sequence MLEEYRKHVAERAAQGIVPKPLDASQMAALVELLKAPPAGEEEFLLDLLINRVPPGVDEAAYVKAGFLAAVAKGEATSPLVTPEKAVELLGTMQGGYNIHALIEALDDEKLAPIAAEALSHTLLMFDNFYDVEEKSKAGNPHAKKIIQSWADAEWFLKRPKLAEKITVTVFKVTGETNTDDLSPAPDAWSRPDIPLHALAMLKNAREGIEPDDAGNVGPIKQIEALQQKGFPLTYVGDVVGTGSSRKSATNSVLWFMGDDIPYVPNKKGGGVCLGGKIAPIFFNTMEDAGALPIEVDVDRLNMGDVIDIYPYKGEVRHHETGEVLANFELKTNVLLDEVRAGGRIPLIIGRGLTTKARESLGLPHSDVFEQAKDVAASTRGFSLAQKMVGRACGVDGVRPGAYCEPKMTSVGSQDTTGPMTRDELKDLACLGFSADLVMQSFCHTAAYPKPVDVTTHHTLPDFIMNRGGVSLRPGDGIIHSWLNRMLLPDTVGTGGDSHTRFPIGISFPAGSGLVAFAAATGVMPLDMPESVLVRFKGKMQPGITLRDLVHAIPLYAIKAGLLTVEKKGKKNIFSGRILEIEGLPDLKVEQAFELSDASAERSAAGCSIKLGKDPIIEYLNSNIVLLKWMISEGYGDRRTIERRIQGMEKWLADPQLMEGDADAEYAAVIEIDLADIKEPILCAPNDPDDARLLSDVQGTKIDEVFIGSCMTNIGHFRAAGKLLDAHKGQLPTRLWVAPPTKMDAAQLTEEGYYSVFGKSGARIEIPGCSLCMGNQARVADGATVVSTSTRNFPNRLGTGANVFLASAELSAVASLLGKLPTPEEYLKFMDQVDKTAVDTYRYLNFDQLSQYTDKADGVIFQTAV, from the coding sequence GTGCTAGAAGAATACCGTAAGCACGTTGCCGAGCGTGCTGCCCAGGGGATTGTTCCTAAACCGTTAGATGCTTCCCAAATGGCCGCGCTGGTTGAACTGCTAAAAGCCCCTCCAGCGGGTGAAGAAGAGTTTCTGTTAGACCTGTTAATTAACCGAGTGCCGCCGGGCGTAGATGAAGCGGCGTATGTCAAAGCCGGTTTCCTGGCTGCTGTCGCGAAAGGCGAAGCGACTTCTCCTCTGGTTACTCCTGAAAAAGCCGTTGAGCTGCTGGGCACCATGCAGGGCGGTTATAACATCCATGCGCTGATCGAAGCGCTTGACGATGAAAAGCTGGCGCCAATTGCCGCTGAAGCCCTGTCCCACACGCTGCTGATGTTCGACAACTTCTATGACGTTGAAGAAAAATCCAAAGCGGGCAACCCTCACGCGAAGAAAATTATTCAGTCCTGGGCTGACGCCGAGTGGTTCCTGAAGCGTCCGAAACTGGCAGAAAAAATCACCGTAACCGTGTTCAAAGTGACCGGCGAAACCAATACCGACGACCTCTCTCCGGCGCCGGATGCCTGGTCGCGCCCGGATATTCCACTGCACGCGTTAGCGATGTTGAAAAACGCCCGCGAAGGCATCGAACCCGATGATGCCGGTAACGTTGGCCCGATCAAACAGATTGAAGCCCTGCAGCAAAAAGGCTTCCCGCTGACTTACGTAGGTGACGTGGTCGGTACCGGTTCTTCACGTAAATCCGCCACCAACTCGGTGCTGTGGTTTATGGGCGACGATATCCCTTACGTGCCAAACAAGAAGGGCGGCGGTGTCTGCCTCGGCGGTAAAATCGCGCCGATCTTCTTCAACACCATGGAAGATGCCGGCGCACTGCCGATCGAAGTGGACGTTGACCGTCTGAATATGGGCGATGTGATCGACATCTATCCCTACAAAGGCGAAGTGCGTCATCACGAAACCGGTGAAGTGCTGGCTAATTTCGAACTGAAAACCAACGTGCTGCTGGATGAAGTGCGTGCGGGTGGCCGTATTCCACTGATTATCGGCCGTGGCCTGACCACCAAAGCGCGTGAATCTCTCGGTCTGCCGCACAGCGACGTGTTTGAGCAGGCGAAAGACGTGGCGGCCAGCACCCGTGGCTTCTCCCTGGCGCAGAAAATGGTTGGCCGCGCCTGTGGCGTTGACGGCGTGCGCCCTGGTGCTTACTGCGAACCGAAAATGACCTCGGTTGGCTCGCAGGATACCACCGGTCCAATGACCCGTGATGAGCTGAAAGATCTTGCCTGCCTGGGCTTCTCTGCGGACCTGGTGATGCAGTCCTTCTGCCACACCGCGGCCTATCCGAAGCCGGTGGACGTGACCACGCACCATACTCTGCCTGACTTCATTATGAACCGTGGTGGCGTATCGCTGCGCCCTGGCGACGGCATTATCCACAGCTGGCTGAACCGTATGCTGCTGCCGGATACCGTCGGTACTGGCGGTGACTCGCACACCCGTTTCCCGATCGGCATCTCCTTCCCGGCGGGTTCTGGCCTGGTGGCGTTTGCTGCGGCAACCGGCGTTATGCCGCTGGATATGCCAGAGTCGGTGCTGGTGCGCTTCAAAGGCAAAATGCAGCCTGGCATCACCCTGCGCGATCTGGTACACGCGATCCCGCTGTATGCGATCAAAGCTGGCCTGCTGACCGTTGAGAAGAAAGGTAAGAAAAACATCTTCTCTGGCCGCATCCTCGAAATTGAAGGTCTGCCTGACCTGAAAGTTGAGCAGGCATTCGAACTGTCCGATGCTTCGGCAGAGCGCTCTGCAGCGGGCTGTAGCATCAAGCTGGGCAAAGACCCGATCATCGAGTATCTCAACTCGAACATCGTGCTGCTGAAGTGGATGATCTCTGAAGGTTACGGCGACCGTCGTACCATCGAGCGCCGTATCCAGGGCATGGAGAAATGGCTTGCGGATCCTCAGCTGATGGAAGGCGATGCTGACGCGGAATACGCGGCAGTCATCGAAATCGATCTGGCCGACATCAAAGAGCCAATTCTCTGTGCGCCAAACGACCCGGACGATGCCCGCCTGCTGTCCGACGTGCAGGGCACCAAGATTGACGAAGTGTTTATTGGCTCCTGCATGACCAACATCGGTCACTTCCGTGCGGCTGGTAAGCTGCTGGATGCGCACAAAGGCCAGCTGCCAACCCGTCTGTGGGTGGCTCCGCCAACCAAGATGGACGCGGCGCAGCTGACTGAAGAGGGCTACTACAGCGTGTTCGGTAAGAGCGGTGCGCGCATCGAGATCCCCGGCTGTTCCCTGTGCATGGGTAACCAGGCGCGTGTGGCAGATGGCGCAACGGTGGTGTCGACCTCCACGCGTAACTTCCCGAACCGTCTGGGTACCGGTGCCAACGTCTTCCTGGCGTCTGCCGAGCTGTCTGCGGTAGCGTCTCTGCTGGGCAAACTGCCAACGCCGGAAGAGTACCTGAAGTTCATGGACCAGGTGGACAAAACCGCGGTGGATACCTACCGTTACCTGAACTTTGACCAGCTGAGCCAGTACACCGACAAAGCTGACGGCGTGATTTTCCAGACTGCGGTTTAA
- a CDS encoding cupin domain-containing protein, with the protein MISISDFNIERAEKDQLAGISITEMVIKNGLCAYGTSLAKGKRVTCHSHGEGEEWYIILSGRGTIWTGDSDNDTVKNTRSDPIKSGSVFCIYPDTAHQLIALTDMEFIFLCPPTHITTDRTFFDDIAS; encoded by the coding sequence GTGATTTCAATATCAGATTTTAATATTGAACGTGCAGAAAAGGATCAGCTGGCAGGGATTTCAATCACTGAGATGGTCATTAAGAACGGGCTATGTGCCTACGGCACCTCGCTGGCCAAAGGAAAACGGGTGACGTGCCACAGTCATGGCGAAGGGGAAGAGTGGTATATTATCCTGTCAGGCAGGGGGACGATTTGGACGGGGGACAGTGACAATGATACGGTGAAAAATACCCGTTCGGATCCGATAAAGTCAGGTTCGGTATTTTGCATATATCCAGATACTGCGCATCAGCTGATAGCGCTCACCGACATGGAATTTATCTTTTTGTGCCCGCCTACACATATCACCACCGATAGAACCTTTTTTGACGATATAGCCAGCTGA
- a CDS encoding type II toxin-antitoxin system PrlF family antitoxin has product MSANARPDTALTVDSKVTARCQTTIPAPVREALKLRPGKDHIQYEILSGGKVLLSRQEIAQEDDVMDAFLHFLAADIKSAPQNVQPFDMSRGRELVAGMNVNIDDDICDED; this is encoded by the coding sequence ATGAGTGCTAACGCGCGTCCCGATACTGCTCTGACTGTCGATTCAAAAGTGACGGCCCGCTGTCAAACGACAATACCAGCACCGGTACGTGAAGCGCTGAAGCTTCGGCCGGGCAAAGACCATATTCAGTATGAGATCCTTTCCGGTGGGAAAGTACTACTGAGCCGTCAAGAAATAGCGCAAGAAGATGATGTCATGGACGCATTCCTACATTTTCTCGCTGCTGACATCAAAAGTGCTCCTCAGAATGTTCAACCTTTCGACATGTCGCGAGGCCGCGAACTGGTTGCTGGCATGAACGTTAACATTGACGATGATATCTGCGACGAGGACTGA
- the speE gene encoding polyamine aminopropyltransferase produces MTDKEMWYETLHAGFGQYFSVDKVLYREPTGHQDLVIFENSALGRVMALDGVVQTTERDEFIYHEMMTHVPLLAHGAAKHVLIIGGGDGAMLREVSRHQNIEKITMVEIDAGVVTFCKQYLPNHSQGAYDDPRFTLVIDDGVNFVSQTGEKFDVIISDCTDPIGPGESLFTSDFYQGCHRCLNPGGIFVAQNGVCFLQQDEAVNSHRKLGHYFADVSFYQAAVPTYYGGIMTFAWASDNPALRQLDAATIASRFDAAGLTCRYYNPAIHTGSFALPQYLLNALAD; encoded by the coding sequence ATGACCGATAAAGAAATGTGGTATGAAACGCTTCATGCCGGATTCGGACAGTATTTTTCTGTCGATAAAGTACTGTATCGCGAACCAACCGGGCATCAGGATCTGGTCATTTTTGAAAACTCCGCGTTAGGTCGCGTCATGGCGCTGGACGGTGTGGTACAAACCACCGAGCGCGATGAGTTTATCTATCATGAGATGATGACCCACGTTCCGCTGCTGGCTCACGGCGCGGCAAAACACGTGCTGATTATCGGCGGTGGCGATGGTGCCATGCTGCGTGAAGTCAGCCGTCATCAGAACATCGAAAAAATCACCATGGTCGAAATTGATGCGGGCGTGGTGACGTTCTGCAAACAGTACCTGCCGAACCACAGCCAGGGCGCTTATGACGATCCGCGCTTTACGCTGGTGATCGACGATGGCGTGAACTTCGTGAGCCAGACCGGTGAAAAGTTTGATGTCATTATCTCTGACTGTACCGATCCGATTGGACCGGGGGAAAGCCTGTTTACCTCAGACTTCTATCAGGGATGCCACCGCTGCCTTAATCCTGGCGGCATCTTCGTGGCGCAGAATGGCGTCTGTTTCCTGCAGCAGGACGAAGCCGTCAACAGCCACCGCAAGCTCGGCCACTACTTTGCGGATGTCAGCTTCTATCAGGCGGCGGTGCCGACCTATTACGGCGGCATCATGACCTTTGCCTGGGCCAGCGACAACCCGGCGCTACGCCAGCTGGATGCGGCCACTATCGCATCGCGCTTTGACGCAGCAGGACTGACCTGCCGTTACTATAATCCGGCAATCCATACGGGCAGTTTTGCCCTGCCGCAATATCTGTTGAATGCGCTGGCTGACTAG
- the yacL gene encoding protein YacL, whose product MEYEFLRDITGVVKVRMTMGHEAVGHWFNDEVNENLALLDEVEAAVAEVKGSVRQWQRVGKEYTLLLDEEEVMIRANQLGFDGDEMEDGMSYYDEESLAFCGVEDFLAVIAAYRAFLQGR is encoded by the coding sequence ATGGAATACGAATTTTTAAGGGACATCACCGGCGTGGTGAAAGTCCGCATGACGATGGGCCACGAGGCCGTCGGCCACTGGTTTAATGATGAGGTGAATGAAAACCTCGCGTTGCTGGATGAAGTGGAAGCGGCAGTGGCTGAAGTGAAAGGCAGCGTGCGCCAGTGGCAGCGGGTGGGGAAAGAGTACACGCTGCTGCTGGATGAAGAAGAGGTGATGATCCGCGCCAATCAGCTCGGTTTTGACGGCGACGAGATGGAAGACGGCATGAGCTATTACGACGAAGAGAGCCTGGCGTTCTGCGGCGTGGAGGATTTTCTCGCGGTGATCGCCGCCTATCGCGCGTTTTTGCAGGGGCGATGA
- a CDS encoding thiolase family protein, whose product MPQSLLNYQPPSDSQPVIVAACRTPVGRAYGALASLPMEALLAPLFTHLLATLPENFSAIDEVIIGNATGGGGNIARLAALAAGLPLAVPAVTVDRQCGSGLEAVINACRLVQAQAGECYLAGGVESVSSAPWRVEKPGSLKQMPRFYGRARFSPEEVGDPEMGIAAENVAQHCGIGRQRQDQFALRSHQRAIAAQQQGAFAAEIVALSVNGQQIASDECPRPGTSLERLAALPPVFAANGTVTAGNCCPLNDGASLLLVMSRRKARECGFSEGLLFADACSAGVDPNLLGLGPVPATQKLLARQPQLTLDAIPVIEFNEAFAAQVLGSVDALGIDEQRINLQGGAIALGHPYGASGAIMVTRLFNQLVGKQQGSGYGLAMLGIAGGLGLSALFQAVRL is encoded by the coding sequence ATGCCGCAGAGCTTACTGAACTATCAGCCGCCGAGTGACAGCCAGCCGGTGATTGTCGCCGCCTGCCGCACGCCGGTAGGCAGAGCTTATGGCGCACTGGCCAGCCTGCCAATGGAAGCGCTGCTGGCACCGCTGTTTACCCATCTTCTGGCGACGCTGCCGGAAAATTTCAGCGCCATCGACGAGGTGATTATCGGCAATGCTACCGGCGGCGGTGGCAACATTGCCCGCCTGGCGGCGCTGGCGGCAGGGCTTCCGCTGGCGGTTCCGGCGGTAACGGTTGACCGCCAGTGCGGCTCGGGGCTGGAGGCGGTGATCAACGCCTGCCGTCTGGTGCAGGCGCAGGCCGGGGAGTGCTACCTGGCCGGTGGCGTTGAGAGCGTCAGCAGCGCGCCGTGGCGGGTGGAGAAACCCGGCTCTCTGAAGCAGATGCCGCGCTTTTATGGCCGTGCGCGCTTCTCGCCGGAGGAGGTGGGAGACCCTGAAATGGGCATCGCCGCCGAAAATGTCGCGCAGCACTGCGGCATCGGCCGCCAGCGCCAGGACCAGTTTGCCCTGCGCAGCCATCAGCGCGCCATCGCCGCGCAGCAGCAGGGCGCGTTTGCCGCCGAAATCGTGGCGCTCAGCGTGAACGGCCAGCAGATTGCCAGCGATGAGTGCCCGCGCCCCGGTACCTCCCTTGAACGACTGGCGGCACTTCCTCCGGTTTTCGCCGCCAACGGCACGGTGACCGCAGGCAACTGCTGCCCGCTAAATGACGGCGCTTCGCTGCTGCTGGTGATGAGCCGCCGCAAAGCGCGCGAGTGCGGTTTTAGCGAGGGGCTGCTATTTGCCGATGCCTGTAGTGCGGGCGTTGACCCGAACCTGCTGGGCCTCGGCCCGGTGCCCGCCACGCAAAAGCTACTGGCGCGCCAGCCGCAGCTGACGCTGGATGCTATACCCGTGATTGAGTTTAACGAGGCTTTCGCCGCGCAGGTGCTGGGTTCGGTGGACGCGCTGGGCATTGATGAGCAGCGCATTAATTTGCAGGGCGGGGCGATCGCTCTCGGCCACCCTTACGGCGCTTCCGGTGCCATTATGGTGACGCGCCTGTTCAACCAGCTGGTCGGCAAACAGCAGGGGAGTGGCTACGGGCTGGCGATGCTCGGCATCGCCGGAGGATTAGGGCTAAGCGCGCTGTTTCAGGCGGTGCGGCTGTAA